One Gloeothece verrucosa PCC 7822 DNA window includes the following coding sequences:
- a CDS encoding cupin domain-containing protein, which yields MDNFLKIPAILPDEEYFQTILSNQNLKIERIISRGQTTPEDQWYDQERDEWVILLQGEAELSYQDGSKIRLKGGDYLLIPAHEKHRVDYTSIDPPCIWLAIHANLASIS from the coding sequence ATGGATAATTTTTTAAAAATACCTGCAATTTTGCCTGATGAGGAATATTTTCAGACAATTTTATCGAATCAAAACCTCAAAATAGAGCGTATTATTTCTCGAGGCCAAACTACACCCGAAGATCAATGGTATGACCAAGAGCGGGACGAATGGGTAATTTTACTACAAGGAGAAGCCGAACTCTCTTATCAAGATGGCTCAAAAATTCGGCTCAAAGGCGGCGACTATTTGTTGATTCCTGCCCATGAAAAACATCGAGTAGATTACACTAGCATTGATCCTCCCTGTATCTGGTTAGCAATTCATGCTAATTTAGCTAGTATAAGTTAA
- a CDS encoding DUF6439 family protein: MSQQTSLSHDELLQDVSTVELAQALAARLTITPNDWHRLKANRNAQASQLLAAALVFLLKDQPQEALERLEQATGWLDRSISAPPCPSHGNHSIK; the protein is encoded by the coding sequence ATGTCTCAACAAACTTCGCTATCTCACGACGAGCTTCTACAAGACGTTAGCACTGTTGAACTAGCTCAAGCACTAGCCGCACGTTTGACCATCACTCCTAATGACTGGCATCGTTTAAAAGCAAACCGCAACGCCCAAGCTAGTCAGCTATTGGCGGCGGCTCTAGTTTTTTTGCTTAAGGACCAACCTCAAGAAGCTCTTGAGCGGCTTGAGCAAGCTACTGGATGGCTAGATCGGTCTATTTCTGCGCCTCCTTGTCCAAGTCATGGCAATCATTCAATTAAATAA
- a CDS encoding ATP-binding protein, giving the protein MSFASTLYLCPVLDLLLANIPKQLQPEIRLGLQEALVNAAKHGNKLDPSKTVVVQFSVTKEGYSWVISDQGSGFATEQVNRCNCDNDCDSHCDSHSNSHSLPDLPPEESESGRGLCILHQIFDQVHWNRQGTQLRLSKQIKKGKRQPLFN; this is encoded by the coding sequence ATGAGCTTCGCTTCCACCCTCTACCTCTGCCCAGTATTAGATTTACTGCTGGCAAATATTCCTAAACAATTGCAGCCAGAGATTAGGTTAGGGTTACAAGAAGCACTCGTGAATGCAGCTAAACACGGTAATAAATTAGATCCAAGCAAAACAGTTGTCGTTCAATTCTCAGTGACAAAAGAAGGATACTCTTGGGTAATTTCTGACCAAGGTAGCGGTTTTGCTACTGAGCAAGTCAATAGATGCAATTGCGATAATGATTGCGATAGTCATTGCGATAGTCATAGCAATAGTCATTCATTACCCGATTTACCGCCAGAGGAATCAGAAAGCGGTCGAGGGTTGTGTATCCTTCATCAAATCTTTGATCAAGTCCACTGGAACCGCCAGGGGACTCAACTGAGACTTTCTAAGCAAATTAAAAAAGGTAAACGTCAACCTTTATTTAATTGA
- the rlmD gene encoding 23S rRNA (uracil(1939)-C(5))-methyltransferase RlmD — protein MTKQGDLVEIEITDLSSSGDGVGRIEGWVVFVPDTVPGDLALVRLINFKKQYADGKLEQLIEASPHRIRPRCIVADKCGGCQWQHINPEYQRTAKSLMVTQTLQRIGGFCDPPVAPILGEGNRPELKPLEYRNKASYPLGISAQGTVKAGYYRRQTHHIVNLNQCPVQDPRLNPFLAKIKADIAERKWTIYQEKHHQGQLRHLSLRIGRRTGEILLTLVTTDVHLKGIEEQAQIWLKRYPGLVGVCLNYNPSKTNVIFGEQTQTVAGRPYLREIFAELEFELRPETFFQVNTEAAEALIDVIFDKLELQGTETLVDAYCGIGTFTLPLARRVKQAFGIELHSSSIIQAQKNAQINGLSNVSFMTGAVETLLPLVDMTPDLVLLDPPRKGCPPTVIDTLLKLKPPRIVYISCQVGTLARDLKQLCDKGSYHLTFVQPADFFPQTSHVECAAFLSQESLNMI, from the coding sequence ATGACTAAACAAGGCGATCTCGTGGAAATTGAAATTACTGACCTTAGCAGTAGTGGGGATGGTGTAGGACGTATTGAGGGATGGGTGGTATTTGTTCCTGATACGGTGCCTGGTGATCTCGCCTTAGTACGTTTAATTAACTTTAAAAAGCAATATGCTGATGGAAAACTCGAGCAATTAATCGAAGCTTCTCCTCATCGCATTCGCCCCCGTTGTATCGTGGCTGATAAGTGTGGCGGCTGTCAATGGCAACATATTAACCCAGAATACCAAAGAACCGCTAAATCCCTAATGGTAACCCAAACCTTGCAAAGAATCGGAGGGTTTTGTGATCCTCCCGTAGCCCCAATTTTAGGAGAGGGAAACCGCCCCGAACTCAAGCCGCTTGAATATCGCAATAAAGCCAGTTATCCGCTCGGAATTTCCGCTCAAGGAACCGTTAAAGCTGGCTATTATCGCCGCCAGACTCATCACATTGTTAATCTTAATCAATGTCCGGTGCAAGATCCCCGCCTCAATCCTTTTTTAGCCAAGATCAAAGCCGATATTGCCGAGCGGAAATGGACAATTTATCAGGAAAAACACCATCAAGGACAATTGCGCCATCTGAGTTTACGCATCGGACGACGCACCGGCGAAATTTTATTAACTTTAGTAACAACTGATGTTCACTTAAAAGGCATTGAGGAACAAGCCCAAATTTGGTTAAAACGCTATCCGGGATTAGTCGGAGTTTGCCTCAATTACAATCCGAGCAAAACTAATGTGATTTTTGGGGAGCAAACCCAAACCGTTGCAGGTCGCCCCTATTTACGAGAAATTTTTGCCGAACTCGAGTTTGAGTTACGTCCTGAAACCTTTTTTCAAGTTAACACCGAAGCCGCCGAGGCTCTAATTGACGTTATTTTTGATAAACTAGAATTACAGGGAACAGAAACTCTCGTTGATGCTTACTGTGGCATTGGCACGTTTACATTACCCTTAGCTCGACGGGTAAAACAAGCGTTCGGTATAGAACTTCACAGTAGCTCAATTATTCAAGCTCAAAAAAACGCACAAATTAATGGACTCTCGAATGTTAGCTTTATGACTGGAGCAGTGGAGACGTTATTGCCCCTTGTAGATATGACCCCCGATCTAGTGTTGTTAGACCCGCCCCGTAAAGGTTGCCCTCCCACAGTGATCGATACTCTTTTGAAACTTAAACCGCCACGTATCGTCTATATTAGTTGTCAAGTGGGCACTCTCGCCCGGGACCTAAAACAACTTTGTGACAAAGGCAGCTATCATTTAACGTTTGTGCAGCCAGCAGATTTTTTTCCCCAAACCTCTCATGTCGAATGTGCGGCATTTCTGAGTCAAGAATCCCTTAATATGATATGA
- a CDS encoding PAS domain S-box protein — MSYHLATESLNLSLGGLVLFILISWIIKLKKYSSLAQSLAYSKTQLEENLLEAQIKIKSLEEELQAAREENKLLETKLKIRQHLLEFQKDNLKQNGLKKLRESSQAAKTCQVILKNYSQDEQGNCTNCIGVKTDVTEPKQAEIQRERFFTLSLDLLCIAGFDGYFKCLNPAWETTLGYSTEELISQPFIELIHPDEREAALTEIERLGRGQLTYHFENRYRTREGTYRWLTLTAVPYVEEGLIYAVAHDITKRKQTEAEIQQTRNFLQTMIDHLPLAVFVKDGKPETFSQIILWNKTCEKIFGISATEAIGSTTFEHFSDSQAEFFYQKDRETFARRMPLEIPEEEADSYSLGKRLLHTVKIPLYDEQDQPQYLLCISEDITERKRAEEALKKSEEQFRLVFQHSPIGIAIATPEGKLVRVNEAFSQMMGFTEAELLKRTCGDLTYPDDLKNEIPLHQKLLAGEIAYYRLEKRYLTKKGQVLYGMLHVGLIRDEQDKPLNLVGQVVDISEKTQAEIALRESEDRLSRIITTISDGLIVVNNQGNIKFINPAGEKLFGRSQEELLEQHFGVPFVDGKTTEIFIRHANQQLIVAEMRVGLIIWEQQKAHLISLRDITERKQIEKALSESEQRLESILNSIEDVVWSTSATTLNLIYLNPATERVYGCSIEQLLAEGNLWFNLVHPDDQALIDAHFKALEDTGHSEYEYRIVRPDGTVRWLYSRSRTIYDPTGKPIRFEGIDSDITERKSFTEQLQYNAYHDPLTSLPNRIFLLEKLEEALKKNQNRENIFFAVLFLDLDDFKVVNDSLGHIVGDQLLIAIAQRLKTSLSVPHTLARFGGDEFTILLEEIQSTDEPLKAAQKIHNDLTQPYDLNGQQVFISTSIGIALSDPSYIHPQEILRDADTAMYQAKRWGKGGYAVFDQQMHLRAVKRLHLEIELRQAIELKEFLLYYQPIVSLSTGYLTGFEALIRWQHPKKGLISPVEFIPIAEETGLIVPMGKWITQQACRQLKLWQEQYNLKNPLQISVNLSSKQLRNSHLIEEIDEILAQTGIDPSSLKLEITESMLMENVDIAMNILIELRKRNIELCLDDFGTGYSSLSYLHRFPVTTVKIDRSFVMQMQPGNSNAEIVHAIITLAHSLEMTVTAEGVETQLQLQQLQWLECEQAQGYFFSKPLPPKEAGTLIQAFPCWK, encoded by the coding sequence ATGAGCTATCATCTCGCTACAGAAAGTCTTAATTTAAGTCTAGGAGGACTCGTGTTATTTATCCTAATCTCTTGGATAATAAAATTGAAAAAATATTCCAGTTTGGCTCAATCTCTGGCTTATTCAAAAACTCAATTAGAAGAAAACTTATTAGAAGCACAAATAAAAATTAAATCCCTGGAAGAAGAATTGCAGGCAGCTAGAGAAGAAAACAAATTACTAGAAACAAAGCTTAAAATAAGACAACATTTGTTAGAGTTTCAAAAAGATAATTTGAAACAAAATGGTCTAAAAAAGCTCAGAGAATCTAGTCAAGCAGCAAAAACCTGTCAGGTTATCCTAAAAAATTATAGCCAAGACGAGCAAGGAAATTGTACCAATTGTATTGGCGTTAAAACTGATGTTACCGAACCTAAACAAGCTGAAATACAACGAGAGCGTTTTTTTACGCTTTCATTAGACCTACTTTGTATTGCTGGATTTGATGGCTATTTCAAATGCTTAAATCCTGCTTGGGAAACTACGCTAGGATATTCTACAGAAGAACTCATAAGTCAACCCTTCATAGAATTAATTCATCCTGATGAACGAGAAGCCGCCTTAACAGAAATCGAACGACTAGGTAGAGGACAATTAACTTACCACTTTGAAAATCGCTATCGCACTCGAGAAGGAACTTATCGCTGGTTAACTTTGACAGCCGTTCCTTATGTAGAAGAAGGGTTAATTTATGCTGTTGCTCACGATATTACTAAGCGAAAACAGACTGAGGCAGAAATTCAGCAAACCCGCAATTTTTTACAAACGATGATTGACCATTTACCCTTAGCGGTCTTTGTTAAAGATGGTAAACCCGAAACATTTAGTCAAATAATTTTATGGAACAAAACCTGTGAAAAAATTTTTGGAATCAGTGCCACAGAAGCCATCGGTTCAACAACTTTTGAGCATTTCTCTGACTCGCAAGCCGAATTTTTTTACCAAAAAGATCGAGAGACTTTTGCCCGCCGTATGCCGCTAGAAATCCCCGAAGAAGAGGCGGATAGCTACTCGTTAGGAAAAAGACTACTTCATACCGTAAAAATTCCCCTTTACGATGAGCAAGATCAACCGCAATATTTACTCTGTATTTCTGAAGATATTACTGAGCGAAAACGAGCCGAAGAAGCCCTTAAAAAAAGTGAAGAACAATTCCGGCTAGTCTTTCAACACTCGCCTATAGGCATAGCCATAGCTACTCCAGAAGGAAAATTAGTGCGAGTTAATGAGGCATTTTCTCAGATGATGGGTTTTACAGAAGCCGAATTACTCAAGCGCACTTGTGGAGATTTAACCTATCCTGATGACCTAAAAAATGAAATACCTCTCCATCAAAAATTATTAGCCGGAGAAATTGCCTACTACCGTCTGGAAAAACGTTATTTAACCAAAAAAGGCCAAGTTCTTTATGGAATGCTTCACGTAGGATTGATTAGAGACGAACAAGACAAACCCCTAAATTTAGTGGGTCAAGTGGTGGATATTAGCGAAAAAACTCAAGCCGAGATCGCCTTACGAGAAAGTGAAGATCGTTTAAGCCGCATTATTACCACTATCTCTGATGGGTTAATTGTCGTAAATAACCAAGGAAATATTAAATTTATTAATCCCGCAGGCGAGAAACTTTTTGGACGTTCTCAAGAGGAATTGCTCGAGCAACATTTTGGTGTTCCTTTTGTGGATGGAAAAACCACCGAAATTTTTATTCGTCATGCTAACCAACAACTGATTGTTGCTGAAATGCGGGTAGGGCTAATTATCTGGGAACAGCAAAAAGCTCATTTAATCTCTCTTAGAGATATTACTGAGCGCAAACAAATAGAAAAAGCTCTCTCTGAAAGTGAGCAACGCCTAGAAAGTATTCTTAATTCTATTGAAGATGTCGTTTGGTCAACTTCGGCCACCACTTTAAACCTGATTTATCTTAATCCCGCTACCGAAAGAGTATATGGCTGTTCGATTGAGCAATTGTTGGCAGAAGGAAATCTTTGGTTTAACCTGGTACACCCTGACGATCAAGCACTTATCGATGCTCATTTCAAAGCTCTCGAGGACACAGGACATAGTGAATATGAATATCGCATTGTGCGACCAGATGGAACAGTTCGCTGGCTTTACAGTCGTTCTCGTACCATTTATGACCCTACTGGAAAACCGATTCGTTTTGAGGGAATTGATAGCGATATCACTGAGCGCAAATCCTTTACCGAACAACTTCAATATAATGCCTATCACGACCCCCTCACCAGTCTACCCAATCGTATCTTTTTATTGGAAAAATTAGAAGAAGCCCTGAAAAAAAATCAAAACCGAGAAAATATTTTTTTTGCGGTTCTTTTCCTCGATCTCGATGACTTTAAAGTGGTTAATGATAGTTTAGGTCATATTGTCGGGGATCAACTCTTGATAGCCATCGCTCAACGTCTAAAAACCAGCTTGAGTGTGCCGCATACTCTAGCCCGGTTTGGGGGTGATGAATTTACCATTCTCTTAGAAGAGATTCAAAGTACCGATGAGCCGCTCAAAGCCGCTCAAAAAATTCACAACGACCTGACTCAGCCTTATGACCTCAATGGTCAACAAGTTTTTATCAGTACCAGTATTGGTATTGCGCTGAGTGATCCCAGTTATATTCATCCACAGGAAATATTACGAGATGCCGATACCGCCATGTATCAGGCTAAAAGATGGGGAAAGGGAGGTTATGCAGTTTTTGATCAACAAATGCACCTACGAGCCGTTAAACGTTTACACTTAGAAATTGAACTGCGGCAAGCCATTGAGCTAAAAGAATTTTTATTATATTATCAACCAATTGTGTCCTTAAGTACGGGTTATTTAACTGGGTTTGAAGCCTTAATTCGTTGGCAACATCCGAAAAAAGGATTGATCTCCCCGGTTGAGTTTATTCCTATTGCTGAAGAAACAGGTTTAATTGTACCGATGGGAAAATGGATTACTCAACAGGCTTGTCGCCAACTTAAATTGTGGCAAGAGCAATATAACCTGAAAAATCCCTTGCAAATTAGCGTCAATCTTTCTAGTAAACAACTGAGGAATTCTCATCTCATAGAAGAAATTGATGAGATTTTGGCACAGACCGGCATAGACCCGAGCAGTTTAAAATTAGAAATAACGGAGAGTATGTTAATGGAAAATGTGGATATAGCCATGAATATTCTCATTGAACTGCGAAAGCGTAATATAGAATTATGCTTGGATGATTTTGGGACGGGATATTCTTCTTTAAGTTATTTACATCGTTTTCCGGTGACTACCGTTAAGATTGATCGCTCCTTTGTCATGCAGATGCAGCCGGGCAATAGCAATGCAGAAATTGTTCATGCCATCATTACTCTGGCACACTCTTTAGAGATGACAGTGACCGCAGAAGGCGTAGAAACTCAGTTGCAATTACAGCAACTCCAATGGTTAGAATGTGAACAGGCACAGGGTTATTTCTTTTCTAAACCTTTGCCGCCAAAAGAAGCAGGCACTTTAATTCAAGCTTTTCCCTGTTGGAAATAA
- a CDS encoding ABC transporter ATP-binding protein translates to MTIVRVENLSKIYPVAIKQPGIKGTLKHFFQRQYREIKAVQDISFSIEAGEMVGFLGPNGAGKTTTLKMLTGLIHPSSGQVRVAGYVPFRRQPQFLSKTSLVMGQKQQLLWDLPALDSLKINAAIYNLSDQVFEQRLGELSEMLSLQQKLTQPVRKLSLGERMKAELLAALLHHPQVLFLDEPTLGLDVNAQVAVREFLREYNLRYQATILLTSHYMADITALCKRVLLIHQGQLMYDGALEELLERFAPCREVKVELAHPVEKAHLAQFGEIEAIDGQEVRFLIQREKLTTTIAQILAQLEVLDLSVSEPPIEEVIGRLFLSGKVSLTS, encoded by the coding sequence ATGACTATTGTTCGAGTTGAAAATCTCAGCAAAATTTATCCGGTTGCCATTAAACAACCTGGAATTAAAGGCACCCTCAAACACTTTTTTCAGCGTCAATACCGAGAAATTAAAGCGGTTCAAGATATTTCTTTCAGCATTGAAGCCGGGGAAATGGTGGGTTTTTTAGGACCTAATGGTGCCGGCAAAACCACCACCCTGAAAATGCTCACTGGACTAATTCACCCTTCATCAGGACAGGTTCGAGTAGCGGGTTATGTTCCCTTTCGCCGCCAACCCCAATTTTTAAGCAAAACTAGCCTGGTGATGGGGCAAAAACAGCAATTACTCTGGGATTTACCGGCTCTGGACTCTTTAAAAATCAATGCAGCCATTTATAATCTTTCTGATCAGGTTTTTGAGCAACGTTTAGGAGAGTTATCGGAAATGCTCTCTTTACAACAAAAACTCACTCAACCAGTGAGAAAACTCTCTTTAGGGGAACGGATGAAAGCTGAATTATTAGCGGCTTTGCTTCATCATCCCCAGGTTTTATTTTTGGATGAACCGACTTTAGGGTTAGATGTGAATGCACAAGTGGCTGTGCGAGAATTTTTACGAGAGTATAATTTACGCTATCAAGCAACAATTCTGCTCACTAGCCACTATATGGCAGATATTACAGCTTTGTGTAAGCGCGTGTTGCTCATCCATCAAGGACAATTAATGTATGATGGGGCTTTGGAAGAATTATTAGAACGGTTTGCTCCTTGTCGCGAGGTGAAGGTAGAGTTAGCTCATCCGGTAGAAAAAGCACATTTAGCCCAATTTGGCGAAATTGAAGCCATTGATGGGCAAGAAGTCCGTTTTTTAATCCAACGGGAAAAATTAACCACCACCATCGCTCAAATTTTGGCACAGTTAGAGGTGTTAGATTTAAGTGTGAGTGAACCTCCCATAGAAGAAGTTATTGGGCGTTTGTTTTTAAGCGGCAAAGTTTCTCTTACCTCTTAG
- a CDS encoding ABC transporter permease, producing the protein MKPLFKKAIVLLGAYYAHMLEYRAEIFLWALSGSLPLILMGVWIEASKNGHFGLDSLQFVRYFFAVFLVRQLTVVWVIWDFEKEVVEGVLSFRLLQPLDPIWHHLARHLSEKVARIPVVLFFIILFFVLYPQSAWVPSYSRLFLFTVAIIVAFFVRFIIQYTFAMLAFWTERATAIEQFWFLFYIFLAGMIAPLDVFPPLVKELVFWTPFPYFIYFPAALLTGLPVNFIRGIFIILGWGVIFLFVNRWLWRRGLKHYSGMGA; encoded by the coding sequence ATGAAGCCTCTGTTTAAGAAAGCAATTGTTTTACTAGGCGCTTATTATGCCCATATGTTGGAATATCGGGCGGAAATTTTTTTATGGGCTTTATCAGGTTCCTTGCCTCTGATTTTAATGGGAGTTTGGATAGAGGCATCAAAAAATGGCCATTTTGGACTTGATTCTCTTCAGTTTGTCCGCTACTTTTTTGCCGTTTTTTTGGTGCGACAACTGACGGTTGTTTGGGTAATCTGGGATTTTGAGAAAGAAGTTGTAGAGGGTGTTCTTTCTTTTCGACTGTTACAACCGCTTGACCCTATATGGCATCATCTGGCTAGACATTTATCTGAAAAAGTCGCTCGTATTCCTGTCGTGTTGTTTTTTATTATCTTGTTCTTTGTGCTATATCCTCAATCCGCTTGGGTTCCCAGTTACAGCCGTTTATTTTTGTTTACTGTTGCCATCATTGTCGCTTTTTTTGTTCGATTTATTATTCAATATACCTTTGCTATGCTGGCTTTTTGGACTGAGAGAGCAACGGCTATTGAACAATTTTGGTTTTTATTCTATATTTTTCTAGCCGGCATGATTGCTCCTTTAGATGTTTTTCCTCCTTTGGTTAAAGAATTGGTTTTTTGGACTCCCTTCCCTTATTTTATTTATTTTCCTGCCGCACTTTTAACAGGTTTACCGGTTAATTTCATCAGAGGAATTTTCATTATTCTAGGTTGGGGTGTGATTTTTTTGTTTGTTAACCGTTGGTTATGGCGAAGAGGTTTAAAACATTATTCGGGTATGGGAGCCTAA